DNA from Flavobacterium aestivum:
GTGTAATTCAATAATGAGTAATCCAAATTTATGTACATAAGGCGACCATTTCTTAAAATGTTCCAATAAATTATCTTCGACCAAATTATTATTAATACGTACTCCTCTGTGTGCAAATGCTCCAGTTGAACTACTTATTCTTCCTTCGGAGATTTGTTTTGGCGTTTCCCAAATTCGGTTATGATCCAGAAAAGTCCTTACATTCAACAGATCCTTTAAATCGATATTATAATTTTCAGACAAATCATCGGCTAGCAAATCGGGTCTACCGATGTCTCCCCAAATTACTTTAGCCCAAATATCTGCTTTAATCAAATTGGCACGAGTCACTTTAAGAGCTGTTTCATTATAATCTACCCCCACCAAAAATAAAGGATGAGTATTTAGCATTTTTCCTCTTAAAGTTTGGCGGTCAATTACATCAAAAATGTGCTCTAAGAAAGCACCGTTTCCGCAGCCCATATCAAGTATTCCTTTTGGTTGTTCTTCTATAGGCAAATTAAAGAGTTTGATAATAATTTCGTCAACCACTTTAAAATAAGTGTCATGCGCTCCACCACTTCCCCACACATTCATCTCACGATCTACATGGATTTCTGTTTCACCATCCCCAACGATTCTTAAAACAGAAGGATTCCCAAAAATTAATTCATCTATTTTACTAAAAGTTGGCAAATACGAAACTGTTACGCCATAAGCAGAAGCTCTTTTGGCGAAAAACAAACCTTTTTCCGTAAATTGATAATTGCCTTTTTTCTCGGTAAACCATTCTAAATAAACCAAAAAATCAAGGATGATTTTGAAATTTTCAGGAGATTTATGAAACTCTTCCGGACGGAAAGAGATTTCCATAAAATATTTGTGAAACATGCCACTCATACCGAGACGCACTATTGTTGGACCAACCAAAAAACCCTCGATATGTTTTAAGATTTGATGCTGAATAGTATTGGTCAAAGAATCCTCAGAGAACAGAATTCCATAATTGTCTTTGTATTTTTCGAAAATAAATTTCAAACGTTCAAAAGGAGCTTCTTCAAATAATCTGGGATGAAAATCCATCGAAAATTTCAATAAATCCACCACATCTTTATATAACGGAAAAAGAGAAAAAGCAATTTCGCTTTTCTCATTTATAGCAATGATAATCTCGTCAGTGCTTGTATTTATATGATAATCAACGAAACCTTGAGAAGCCAAAACACGCAGACCTACATTGAGATAACCTTCATTAGATTTGAATATTGAGGTCAGTTCTGAAAGGCGTACCTCTTTTTTGTCTAAAATATGGGCTAACACCCCTTTTTTATAAAGGGAATATGCAACTGGAGATGTTACTAAACCGTCGAGATGTTTGAAAATAGTACTCCGTAAGGAAACGTTATCTATCATAAAAAGAGATTTAAGACAGGAATATAATGTCTATCTCAAATATATAAAAATTCTCTTTAAAATAATAGATTGTTTTTTGCAGCAAATAGATTTCAACCACTTCAAATTAAACACCTAATCCAATCTGTCTCTTCGCTTCGCCTACAACAAAAGCAACCGAATTGGCAATATTAAAACTTCTAATTAAGGGTGACATAGGAATGGTCAGATGATTTTCGAATAATGCCAAAACTTCGCCACTTAAACCTACACTTTCCTTGCCAAAAACTAACCAATCACCATCCTGAAATTGATTCTCTAAATAAGACTTTTTTGCATGGGAACTCATCAGGAAAACTCTGGATTGATCTGGGATTTGAGACATCCACTCGGCAACATTTTGATATTCGGTAACATCAAGGTGTACCCAATAATCTAGTCCGGAGCGCTTCAGATTCTTATCATTGATAACAAACCCAAAAGGATGTATTAAATGCAAACGGCTTTCGGTGCCTACACACAAACGGCCAATATTTCCGGTATTATTTGGTATTTCGGG
Protein-coding regions in this window:
- a CDS encoding class I SAM-dependent methyltransferase, which translates into the protein MIDNVSLRSTIFKHLDGLVTSPVAYSLYKKGVLAHILDKKEVRLSELTSIFKSNEGYLNVGLRVLASQGFVDYHINTSTDEIIIAINEKSEIAFSLFPLYKDVVDLLKFSMDFHPRLFEEAPFERLKFIFEKYKDNYGILFSEDSLTNTIQHQILKHIEGFLVGPTIVRLGMSGMFHKYFMEISFRPEEFHKSPENFKIILDFLVYLEWFTEKKGNYQFTEKGLFFAKRASAYGVTVSYLPTFSKIDELIFGNPSVLRIVGDGETEIHVDREMNVWGSGGAHDTYFKVVDEIIIKLFNLPIEEQPKGILDMGCGNGAFLEHIFDVIDRQTLRGKMLNTHPLFLVGVDYNETALKVTRANLIKADIWAKVIWGDIGRPDLLADDLSENYNIDLKDLLNVRTFLDHNRIWETPKQISEGRISSSTGAFAHRGVRINNNLVEDNLLEHFKKWSPYVHKFGLLIIELHTIAPHLTAANLGKTAATAYDATHGFSDQYIVEIDVLHKIAAEAGLFLDLNYFKKFPDSDIATVSINLLKGI
- a CDS encoding tRNA (cytidine(34)-2'-O)-methyltransferase — encoded protein: MLNIVLVEPEIPNNTGNIGRLCVGTESRLHLIHPFGFVINDKNLKRSGLDYWVHLDVTEYQNVAEWMSQIPDQSRVFLMSSHAKKSYLENQFQDGDWLVFGKESVGLSGEVLALFENHLTIPMSPLIRSFNIANSVAFVVGEAKRQIGLGV